From the genome of Paraburkholderia flava, one region includes:
- a CDS encoding shikimate dehydrogenase, translating to MVTQSFLVGLIGKGIGGSLSPAMHEQEARQLGLQYVYRRIDLDTLKLDADALPDLLAAAERMGFDGLNITYPCKQQILPLLDALSDDARALGAVNTVLLKDGKRIGHNTDWSGFAHAFRRGLPDASLDNVVQLGAGGAGAAVAHAVLTLGARALTLFDVDAARARSLADELQARFPKAIVEAGDSLEHAMSRAHGLVHATPTGMAKLPGLPLPAELLHRELWVADIVYFPLRTALLQAAEAAGCRTLPGSGMAVYQAVDALRLFTDHEPDAERMFAHLQTLLAQHTG from the coding sequence ATCGTGACGCAATCGTTTCTCGTAGGATTGATCGGTAAAGGCATCGGTGGTTCGCTGAGCCCGGCGATGCACGAGCAGGAAGCGCGGCAACTCGGCCTGCAGTACGTGTACCGGCGCATCGATCTCGACACGCTGAAGCTCGATGCCGACGCATTGCCCGATCTGCTCGCGGCCGCAGAGCGCATGGGTTTCGACGGCCTGAACATCACGTATCCCTGCAAGCAGCAGATCCTGCCGCTACTGGATGCTTTATCAGACGACGCGCGCGCACTCGGCGCGGTCAACACCGTATTGCTGAAAGACGGCAAACGCATCGGCCACAACACCGACTGGTCGGGTTTCGCGCATGCGTTCCGTCGCGGCCTGCCCGATGCGTCGCTCGACAACGTCGTGCAACTGGGCGCGGGCGGCGCGGGCGCGGCAGTCGCGCATGCAGTGCTGACGCTCGGCGCTCGCGCGCTGACGCTGTTCGACGTCGATGCCGCGCGTGCTCGCTCGCTCGCGGACGAACTGCAAGCGCGTTTCCCCAAAGCGATCGTCGAGGCAGGCGATTCGCTCGAGCACGCAATGTCGCGTGCACACGGCCTCGTCCACGCAACACCGACCGGCATGGCCAAGCTGCCGGGGTTGCCGTTGCCGGCCGAACTGCTGCATCGCGAGCTATGGGTCGCCGACATCGTCTACTTTCCGCTGCGCACCGCGCTACTACAGGCCGCCGAAGCCGCGGGCTGCCGCACGCTACCAGGCAGCGGAATGGCTGTCTATCAGGCGGTCGATGCGCTGCGCCTCTTCACGGACCACGAACCCGACGCAGAGCGGATGTTCGCGCATCTGCAGACACTGCTGGCTCAGCACACCGGCTGA
- a CDS encoding TetR family transcriptional regulator has product MKQGNKAASPDQDSRPSEGRRKYDPEQTKRNILDVATQEFSAMGLAGARVDAIAERTNTTKRMLYYYFGSKEGLYEAVLDKVYGDIRALEQDLHVSELDPTEGLRTLVEFTFDYHDRHRDFVRLVTIENIHGAKYIEQLKSFKSRNASVIDTIEDLLARGVAAGQFRADIDAIDLHLLISSLCFHRVGSRHTFGAAFGRDPSHPRLRARHREMIVDATLRFVKR; this is encoded by the coding sequence ATGAAACAGGGAAACAAGGCCGCCTCACCCGATCAGGACAGCCGTCCATCCGAAGGTCGGCGCAAGTACGATCCCGAGCAGACGAAGCGCAATATCCTCGACGTCGCCACGCAGGAATTCTCCGCGATGGGTCTCGCCGGCGCCCGCGTCGATGCGATCGCCGAACGCACCAACACCACGAAACGCATGCTGTACTACTACTTCGGCAGCAAGGAAGGGTTGTACGAGGCCGTGCTCGACAAGGTGTACGGCGATATCCGCGCGCTGGAGCAGGATCTGCACGTCAGCGAACTCGATCCCACCGAAGGGCTCCGTACGCTAGTCGAATTCACGTTCGACTATCACGACCGGCATCGCGACTTCGTGCGCCTCGTGACGATCGAAAACATCCACGGCGCGAAATACATCGAGCAGCTGAAGTCGTTCAAGTCGCGCAACGCGAGCGTGATCGACACGATCGAAGACCTGCTCGCGCGCGGCGTTGCAGCCGGCCAGTTCCGCGCCGACATCGACGCGATCGATCTGCATCTGCTGATCAGCTCGCTGTGTTTTCATCGTGTGGGCAGCCGCCATACGTTCGGCGCCGCGTTCGGGCGCGACCCGTCGCATCCGCGGCTGCGCGCGCGGCATCGCGAGATGATCGTCGATGCGACGCTGCGCTTCGTGAAGCGCTGA
- a CDS encoding S53 family peptidase has product MKKVVQVKRVSPARFAKALLPMAVAATLLPLSAHAADSWVATKTAAFLQPAQAATAAAQSEARGAVTGTASYTLGTHAVSELDNALVTPLEVSQPLHVTVVLKGRNQDELATFLREVAQPGSRSYHQYLTPEQFKARFAPTDAQVQAVVAHLKASGFSNIEVSENNKLITAQGNANNAQTGFHASLKRFNYRGKQVFANDSAALVPSSLSATVDSVLGLQNAIVPHRLSHRVVETNVTADAGKNAAASQVGHQPTDFAKIYGASSLPAATNTTVGIITWGDLTQTIADLKTFTKNAGLPTVNTKVVAGSSGTLADDGDPSEWDLDSQDIVGTSGGVKQLIFYSAVNGDSQDSGLTDGTLTSAYNKAVTDNAAKIINVSLGLDEASANSDGSLSDDDAIFQQAAAQGQIFSVSSGDAGVYQWSPSPQGAPGYIGTNNGSGVKTTINLSHYSVSSPASSPNVVAVGGTTLSTTGTTTWAGETVWNEGTAFADLDQFGDQLDNSVRIWATGGGVSSYEAAPSWQTAALGSSVTKRQVPDVGFDAAGTTGAKVIVNGQSEQFGGTSLASPIFVGGFARIESAHNNSVGLPTSGFYQTFPTNTSYLHDVTSGNNGYSGHGYSAKAGYDNDTGFGSLDFGKLSALYTQ; this is encoded by the coding sequence ATGAAGAAGGTCGTACAAGTCAAACGCGTATCCCCGGCCAGGTTTGCGAAAGCGCTATTGCCGATGGCCGTGGCAGCGACGCTGCTGCCGCTGTCCGCACATGCGGCGGACAGCTGGGTCGCGACGAAGACCGCTGCATTCCTGCAGCCCGCGCAGGCGGCTACTGCCGCAGCGCAATCGGAAGCACGCGGCGCGGTGACCGGAACCGCCAGCTATACGCTCGGCACGCACGCGGTTTCCGAACTAGACAATGCACTCGTAACGCCTCTCGAAGTCAGCCAGCCTCTTCACGTGACGGTCGTACTCAAAGGACGCAACCAGGACGAGCTCGCGACGTTCCTGCGCGAAGTCGCGCAGCCGGGCAGCCGGAGTTATCACCAGTATCTGACGCCCGAGCAGTTCAAGGCGCGCTTCGCACCGACCGATGCGCAGGTGCAGGCGGTGGTCGCGCATCTGAAGGCAAGCGGCTTCAGCAACATCGAAGTATCGGAGAACAACAAGCTGATCACGGCGCAAGGCAATGCGAACAACGCGCAGACCGGTTTTCACGCGAGCCTGAAGCGCTTCAACTATCGCGGCAAGCAGGTGTTCGCGAATGATTCGGCGGCGCTCGTGCCGTCGTCGCTTAGCGCAACCGTCGATTCCGTGCTCGGTCTGCAGAACGCGATTGTTCCGCATCGTCTGTCGCACCGTGTCGTCGAGACCAATGTCACGGCCGATGCAGGCAAGAACGCAGCGGCGTCGCAGGTCGGCCATCAACCGACCGACTTCGCGAAGATCTACGGCGCGAGCAGCCTGCCGGCCGCGACGAACACGACCGTCGGCATCATCACGTGGGGCGATCTGACGCAGACCATTGCGGATCTGAAGACCTTCACGAAAAACGCGGGTCTGCCGACGGTCAACACGAAGGTGGTCGCGGGCAGCTCCGGCACGCTCGCCGACGACGGCGATCCGAGCGAATGGGATCTCGACAGCCAGGACATCGTCGGCACGTCCGGCGGCGTGAAGCAACTGATCTTCTACTCGGCAGTCAACGGCGACAGCCAGGATAGCGGCCTGACCGACGGCACGCTGACCTCGGCGTACAACAAGGCCGTGACCGACAACGCGGCGAAGATCATCAACGTGTCGCTCGGTCTCGACGAAGCATCCGCGAACTCGGACGGCTCGCTGTCCGACGACGACGCGATCTTCCAGCAGGCCGCCGCGCAGGGGCAGATTTTCTCGGTGTCGTCGGGTGACGCGGGCGTGTATCAGTGGTCGCCGTCGCCGCAGGGTGCGCCGGGCTATATCGGCACGAACAACGGCAGCGGCGTCAAGACGACGATCAACCTGTCGCACTACAGCGTATCGTCGCCGGCCAGTTCGCCGAACGTCGTCGCGGTGGGCGGCACGACGTTGTCGACGACGGGCACCACCACGTGGGCGGGCGAAACGGTCTGGAACGAAGGGACCGCGTTTGCCGATCTCGACCAGTTCGGCGACCAGCTCGACAACTCGGTCCGGATCTGGGCGACCGGCGGCGGCGTCAGCTCGTACGAAGCCGCGCCGAGCTGGCAGACCGCGGCGCTCGGCAGCTCCGTCACGAAGCGGCAGGTGCCTGACGTCGGGTTCGATGCGGCCGGGACGACGGGCGCGAAGGTCATCGTCAACGGACAGTCGGAACAGTTCGGCGGCACGAGCCTCGCGTCGCCGATCTTCGTCGGCGGTTTTGCACGGATTGAATCCGCGCACAACAACAGCGTTGGCCTGCCGACATCCGGCTTCTACCAGACGTTCCCGACCAACACGTCGTACCTCCACGACGTGACGTCGGGCAACAACGGCTATAGCGGCCACGGCTATTCCGCGAAGGCCGGCTACGACAACGACACTGGTTTCGGCAGCCTCGACTTCGGCAAGCTGAGCGCGCTTTATACGCAGTGA
- the aroQ gene encoding type II 3-dehydroquinate dehydratase, which translates to MGVASVLVLNGPNLNLLGRREPAIYGSETLDDVARLCRNAAQRLDLQVDFRQSNAEHQLIDWLHETRTTVQGIVINPAAYTHTSVAIADALSAVALPVIEVHLSNVHRREAFRHHSYVSAVAEAVICGCGTQGYVFALERMATILQRSL; encoded by the coding sequence ATGGGCGTTGCATCGGTACTGGTCCTGAATGGACCGAATCTCAATCTGCTTGGCAGACGCGAGCCGGCAATCTACGGGTCGGAGACGCTCGACGACGTCGCGCGGCTGTGTCGCAATGCGGCACAGCGGCTCGATCTGCAGGTGGACTTTCGCCAGTCGAACGCGGAACATCAACTGATCGACTGGCTGCATGAAACGCGCACGACAGTGCAGGGCATCGTGATCAATCCGGCTGCGTACACGCATACGTCGGTTGCGATTGCGGATGCGCTGTCGGCGGTGGCGCTGCCGGTCATCGAGGTACATCTGTCGAACGTGCATCGGCGCGAAGCGTTTCGCCATCACTCGTACGTGTCTGCGGTGGCCGAAGCGGTGATCTGCGGATGCGGCACGCAAGGCTATGTGTTCGCGCTCGAACGGATGGCCACGATCCTGCAACGGAGTCTCTGA
- a CDS encoding zinc-binding alcohol dehydrogenase family protein codes for MLTVICETPGTLVATERSRPVRGANEVLLRVKRVGVCGTDLHIFTGNQPYLAYPRVMGHELSGIVEEADPASGLAAGDPVYVMPYLSCGTCVACRQGKTNCCVNIQVLGVHRDGAFTEYLSLPAQFVHKADGISLDEAAMIEFLAIGAHAVRRGVVREGERVLVVGAGPIGMAAAIFSKLRGAVVTTLDTRADRLAFCQRELQVDATVQIGEHDRDELVKLTNGEFFDVVFDATGNVRAMERGLEFVAHGGRYVLVSIVRDTIAFSDPEFHKRETTLLASRNATAEDFSTVLDAMRAGKVPTAALNTHRLKLADVPAQFPALLDASAGVVKAIVEC; via the coding sequence ATGCTGACTGTCATCTGCGAAACCCCCGGCACGCTCGTCGCCACCGAACGAAGCCGTCCCGTGCGCGGCGCGAACGAAGTGCTGCTGCGCGTGAAGCGCGTCGGCGTCTGCGGCACCGATCTGCACATCTTCACCGGCAATCAACCGTACCTCGCCTATCCGCGCGTGATGGGTCACGAGCTGTCCGGCATCGTCGAGGAAGCTGACCCCGCAAGCGGACTCGCCGCCGGCGATCCGGTCTACGTGATGCCGTATCTGTCGTGCGGCACCTGTGTCGCGTGCCGTCAGGGCAAGACCAATTGCTGCGTGAACATCCAGGTGCTCGGCGTGCATCGCGACGGTGCGTTCACCGAATACCTGAGCCTGCCCGCGCAGTTCGTCCACAAGGCCGACGGCATCTCGCTCGACGAAGCGGCGATGATCGAGTTTCTCGCGATCGGCGCGCATGCGGTTAGGCGCGGTGTAGTGCGCGAAGGCGAGCGCGTGCTGGTGGTCGGCGCGGGACCGATCGGCATGGCGGCGGCGATTTTCTCGAAGCTGCGCGGCGCGGTCGTCACGACACTCGACACGCGCGCGGACCGCCTCGCGTTCTGCCAGCGCGAGTTGCAGGTGGATGCGACCGTGCAGATCGGCGAGCACGATCGCGACGAACTGGTGAAGCTGACAAACGGCGAATTCTTCGACGTGGTGTTCGACGCGACCGGGAACGTTCGCGCGATGGAGCGCGGCCTGGAGTTCGTCGCGCATGGCGGACGCTACGTGCTGGTGTCGATCGTGCGCGACACGATCGCGTTTTCGGACCCGGAATTCCACAAGCGCGAAACGACGCTGCTCGCGAGTCGCAACGCGACGGCGGAAGATTTTTCGACGGTGCTGGACGCGATGCGCGCGGGGAAGGTGCCGACCGCCGCGCTGAATACGCATCGGCTGAAACTCGCCGACGTGCCGGCTCAGTTTCCCGCGTTGCTCGATGCATCGGCGGGCGTCGTGAAGGCGATCGTGGAGTGTTGA
- a CDS encoding NAD(P)/FAD-dependent oxidoreductase — MHSFYEATVVRPERPTANGVHSAEVCIVGGGLAGLSTALGLAERGVRDVVVLEAERVGFGASGRNGGFVFGGYSLDCADLLRTLGPVHAKALYTLTTDAVDLMRARIARYGIDCDATNAGVILANWFDEPARLDTQRRLMKDAFDVDWEPVSRDALATQLKTTRYYGGLLERNAFHFHPLKYVLGVAAAAAARSVKIYEHSPVMSVRPQRNGGFVVQTAGGSVEARHVVMAGGGYMRDVYRRVERAVLPIATYVMATEPLGARLKDAIDCASAVYDTRFAFDYYRPLPDTRILWGGRVSILERSPDSIARLLRNDLLKVYPQLRDVRIDHAWGGLMSYARHKMPQIGRDSDGVWYGVGFGGHGMAPTTVCGELLAAAISGERPVPDAFATFGLTRTFGAVGLAAAQLTYTTMQTRDALAARRKRGP; from the coding sequence ATGCACAGCTTCTACGAAGCAACGGTCGTACGACCCGAGCGCCCCACCGCGAATGGCGTGCACAGCGCCGAGGTATGTATCGTCGGCGGCGGGCTCGCGGGGTTGTCGACTGCACTCGGACTCGCTGAACGCGGCGTGCGCGATGTCGTCGTGCTCGAAGCGGAACGCGTCGGCTTCGGTGCATCGGGACGCAACGGCGGCTTCGTGTTCGGCGGCTACAGTCTCGATTGCGCGGACCTGCTGCGCACGCTCGGCCCCGTCCACGCGAAAGCGCTCTACACGCTGACCACCGACGCCGTCGATCTGATGCGCGCGCGCATCGCCCGCTACGGCATCGACTGCGATGCGACGAATGCCGGCGTGATTCTCGCGAACTGGTTCGACGAGCCCGCGCGTCTCGACACGCAACGCCGCTTGATGAAGGACGCGTTCGACGTCGACTGGGAACCGGTGAGCCGCGACGCACTCGCCACTCAACTCAAAACGACGCGCTATTACGGCGGTCTTCTCGAGCGCAATGCTTTCCACTTTCATCCGCTGAAATACGTGCTCGGTGTTGCTGCTGCGGCTGCCGCGAGGAGCGTGAAAATCTACGAACATTCGCCGGTTATGAGCGTACGTCCGCAACGCAATGGCGGTTTTGTCGTGCAGACCGCAGGCGGCAGCGTCGAAGCACGGCACGTCGTGATGGCCGGCGGCGGTTATATGCGCGACGTCTACCGGCGCGTCGAACGCGCGGTGCTGCCGATCGCCACCTACGTTATGGCAACCGAACCGCTCGGCGCACGCCTGAAAGATGCGATCGACTGCGCGTCGGCCGTGTACGACACGCGCTTCGCATTCGACTACTACCGGCCGCTGCCCGACACGCGCATTCTGTGGGGCGGTCGCGTGTCGATACTCGAACGGTCGCCGGACAGCATCGCGCGGCTATTGCGGAACGATCTGCTGAAAGTCTATCCGCAACTTCGCGATGTGCGAATCGACCATGCGTGGGGCGGCCTGATGAGCTACGCGCGACACAAGATGCCGCAGATCGGCCGCGACAGCGACGGTGTGTGGTATGGCGTGGGCTTCGGCGGTCACGGGATGGCGCCGACCACCGTGTGCGGCGAACTGCTGGCTGCTGCGATTTCCGGTGAGCGGCCGGTGCCCGACGCGTTCGCGACGTTCGGTCTGACGCGCACGTTCGGCGCGGTGGGACTCGCGGCCGCGCAGCTCACGTACACCACGATGCAGACGCGCGATGCGCTCGCGGCCCGTCGCAAGCGTGGACCATGA
- a CDS encoding TetR/AcrR family transcriptional regulator, producing the protein MGRKIAFDYEQALDKATSLFWKNGYGETALRDLLKVMEIGEGSFYNTLKSKKDLYLTCVQRYEDKEVHARMQALASAPTAAEGIRAFFGIVLDCLDHPATPSRLCMIAAMASEDVLSEPDLRQRAELGLEKVRALMQQRLTEDRDKGLLPASLEPRVIASVVVTYLQGLWRVALVDYDRPGFEQQIAAFLTGLGLEASA; encoded by the coding sequence ATGGGACGAAAAATTGCATTCGACTACGAGCAGGCGCTGGACAAGGCGACGTCGCTGTTCTGGAAGAACGGCTACGGCGAAACAGCGCTGCGCGATCTGCTGAAGGTCATGGAGATCGGTGAAGGCTCGTTCTACAACACGCTCAAGAGCAAGAAGGATCTCTATCTGACCTGCGTGCAGCGCTACGAGGACAAAGAGGTCCACGCGCGCATGCAGGCGCTGGCGTCAGCGCCGACGGCAGCCGAAGGAATTCGCGCGTTCTTCGGCATCGTGCTCGATTGTCTCGATCACCCGGCCACGCCGTCGCGCCTGTGCATGATTGCGGCGATGGCCAGTGAGGACGTGCTCTCCGAACCCGATCTACGGCAACGTGCCGAACTGGGCCTGGAGAAGGTGCGGGCACTGATGCAGCAGCGGCTGACCGAGGATCGGGACAAAGGCTTGCTGCCGGCGTCGCTGGAGCCGCGCGTGATTGCGTCGGTGGTGGTGACGTACCTGCAAGGGCTCTGGCGTGTCGCGCTGGTTGATTACGACCGGCCCGGTTTCGAGCAGCAGATCGCCGCGTTTCTGACCGGACTCGGGCTCGAAGCGTCAGCCTGA
- a CDS encoding bifunctional sugar phosphate isomerase/epimerase/4-hydroxyphenylpyruvate dioxygenase family protein codes for MQRSIATVSLSGTLVEKLTAIKAAGFDGVEIFENDLLYFDGSPDDVRKIAADLGLEIMLFQPFRDFEGVSTERLARNLDRAKRKFDVMHALGTDRMLACSSVAPDASGDDALIVDQLGALARAAGQAGVTVGYEALAWGRHVRSYRHAWQLVDAVGDPHLGLVLDSFHTLSIGDRLDGLASIPGDRIAFVQIADAPKLAMDVLEWSRHYRCFPGQGDFDLADFTARVVETGYRGPLSLEIFNDGFRAAPPQATAADGYRSLLYLETCTRDSLPAAQETTNVPLYAPPDAPQHIGFQFLEFAVDAAAQTQLADWLGKLRFRAAGRHRSKDVTLYRHGAASIVLNAEADSFANAFFQQHGLSLCASAFRVDDAALAFERAAGFGYAPFSGHVGPNERVIPAVRAPDGSLNYFVDETPDQPTLFEADFALTDIDGPNEVGPLTGIDHVCLSLPAHSLDAWVLFLKTAFGFDAEPAVVVPDPYGLVRSRALRSRDGSVRIALNASVDPHTAVTEALHAYRGSGLNHVAFRTDDIFQAVAAFAADGLPLLPVPRNYYDDLAARHGLSDDIIDALRAHHILYDRDERGGEFFHVYTEQIDQRFFIEIVERRGGYDGYGAANAAVRLAAQARLRKHG; via the coding sequence ATGCAGCGTTCGATCGCCACGGTTTCCCTGAGCGGCACGCTCGTCGAAAAGCTCACGGCGATCAAGGCCGCGGGCTTCGACGGTGTCGAGATCTTCGAGAACGATCTGTTGTATTTCGACGGTTCGCCGGACGACGTGCGGAAAATCGCCGCCGATCTCGGGCTGGAAATCATGCTGTTCCAGCCGTTTCGCGACTTCGAGGGAGTCAGCACGGAACGTCTCGCGCGCAATCTCGATCGCGCGAAACGCAAGTTCGATGTGATGCATGCGTTGGGCACCGATCGCATGCTCGCGTGCAGCAGCGTCGCGCCCGATGCGTCCGGCGACGATGCGCTGATCGTCGATCAGCTGGGTGCGCTCGCTCGCGCGGCTGGACAGGCTGGGGTGACGGTCGGCTATGAAGCGCTCGCGTGGGGACGTCATGTGCGTTCGTATCGCCATGCATGGCAGCTCGTCGATGCAGTCGGCGATCCGCATCTCGGACTCGTGCTCGACAGTTTTCATACGCTGTCGATCGGCGACAGGCTCGACGGCCTCGCGTCGATCCCCGGCGACCGCATCGCGTTCGTGCAGATCGCCGATGCACCGAAACTCGCAATGGACGTGCTCGAATGGAGTCGCCATTACCGCTGCTTTCCTGGTCAGGGCGATTTCGATCTGGCGGACTTCACTGCGCGCGTCGTCGAGACCGGCTATCGCGGACCGCTGTCGCTCGAGATCTTCAACGACGGCTTTCGCGCAGCACCGCCGCAGGCGACCGCAGCGGACGGGTATCGCTCGCTGCTGTATCTCGAGACGTGTACGCGCGATTCGCTACCCGCTGCGCAGGAAACCACCAACGTGCCGCTGTACGCGCCGCCCGATGCGCCCCAACACATCGGCTTCCAGTTCCTCGAATTCGCCGTCGATGCTGCCGCGCAAACGCAGCTCGCGGACTGGCTCGGCAAACTGCGTTTTCGTGCGGCCGGGCGTCATCGCTCGAAGGACGTGACGCTGTACCGGCATGGCGCAGCATCGATCGTGCTGAACGCCGAAGCCGATTCGTTCGCGAATGCATTTTTTCAGCAGCATGGGTTGTCGTTGTGCGCGTCGGCGTTTCGCGTCGACGATGCGGCGCTCGCGTTCGAGCGTGCGGCGGGCTTCGGCTATGCGCCGTTCTCCGGGCACGTCGGTCCGAACGAGCGCGTGATTCCGGCCGTGCGTGCGCCGGACGGCAGCCTCAACTACTTCGTCGATGAAACGCCCGATCAGCCGACGCTATTCGAAGCCGACTTCGCACTCACCGACATCGACGGTCCGAATGAAGTCGGTCCGCTGACGGGCATCGATCATGTGTGCCTGTCGCTGCCCGCGCATTCGCTGGACGCATGGGTACTGTTCCTGAAGACCGCGTTCGGCTTCGATGCCGAGCCGGCTGTCGTCGTGCCCGATCCGTACGGGCTCGTGCGCAGTCGCGCGCTGCGCAGCCGCGACGGGTCGGTGCGGATTGCGTTGAACGCGTCGGTCGATCCGCATACCGCCGTCACCGAAGCGCTGCACGCATACCGTGGCTCGGGCCTGAATCACGTCGCGTTCCGCACCGACGACATCTTCCAGGCCGTCGCCGCATTCGCCGCCGACGGCCTCCCGCTGCTGCCCGTCCCGCGCAACTACTACGACGACCTCGCCGCGCGTCACGGTCTCTCCGACGACATCATCGACGCACTGCGCGCGCACCACATCCTGTACGACCGCGACGAACGCGGCGGCGAGTTTTTTCACGTGTACACCGAGCAGATCGATCAGCGGTTTTTCATCGAGATCGTCGAGCGGCGTGGCGGGTATGACGGTTATGGCGCAGCGAATGCTGCTGTGCGACTGGCTGCGCAGGCGCGGCTTCGGAAGCATGGATAG
- a CDS encoding MFS transporter, which yields MPNSTSAARTPASDTPAALTQSTAKRSNARYRILALLAVGTMINYLDRTVLGIAAPKLTKELGIDAALMGVIFSAFSWSYVVAQIPGGLFLDRFGSRVTYFLSMTLWSLFTLAQGCVSSVGALFACRLGLGVTEAPCFPTNSRVVATWFPQSERAMATGTYTVGEYIGLAFFSPFLFALMGAFGWRALFYVVGGVGVVFGVVWWLCYREPHDHPAANAAELDYIEAGGGLTQLSAPVEDAAKKRGFEWRTIGQLLRHRQLTGICLGQFAGNSTLVFFLTWFPTYLATERHMGWLKIGFFAIMPFIAASIGVMFGGTFSDWLLRRGTSVNVARKLPIIAGLLLASTIVLANYVQSNVAVIAILSVAFFAQGMAALGWTLVSDIAPEGLLGVTGGIFNFAANLAGIVTPLVVGFIVAATGSFVGALVFIGAIALVGAASYVFVVGDIRRIVL from the coding sequence ATGCCGAATTCGACTTCCGCCGCACGAACGCCAGCGTCAGACACACCCGCTGCATTGACGCAGTCCACCGCAAAGCGCTCGAATGCCCGCTACCGGATTCTCGCGTTGCTGGCCGTCGGCACGATGATCAACTATCTCGACCGCACGGTGCTTGGCATCGCCGCACCAAAGTTGACGAAAGAACTCGGCATCGACGCTGCGTTGATGGGCGTGATCTTCTCCGCGTTCTCGTGGAGCTATGTCGTCGCGCAGATTCCGGGCGGGTTGTTTCTCGACCGTTTCGGCAGCCGCGTCACGTACTTTCTGTCGATGACGCTGTGGTCGCTGTTCACGCTCGCGCAGGGATGCGTGTCGAGTGTCGGCGCGTTGTTCGCTTGCCGCCTCGGGCTCGGCGTCACCGAGGCGCCGTGTTTTCCGACGAATAGCCGCGTCGTCGCGACATGGTTTCCGCAAAGCGAGCGCGCGATGGCGACGGGCACCTACACGGTCGGCGAGTACATCGGCCTCGCGTTCTTCAGTCCGTTTCTGTTCGCGTTGATGGGCGCGTTCGGCTGGCGTGCGTTGTTCTATGTGGTCGGCGGTGTAGGTGTTGTGTTCGGTGTGGTGTGGTGGTTGTGCTATCGCGAGCCGCATGATCATCCGGCCGCGAATGCGGCTGAACTCGATTACATCGAGGCGGGCGGCGGTCTCACGCAGTTGTCCGCGCCCGTCGAAGATGCCGCGAAAAAACGCGGCTTCGAATGGCGCACCATCGGGCAGCTGCTGCGGCACCGTCAGTTGACCGGCATCTGTCTTGGCCAGTTCGCGGGCAACTCGACGCTCGTCTTCTTCCTCACGTGGTTCCCGACCTACCTCGCGACCGAGCGCCACATGGGCTGGCTGAAAATCGGCTTCTTCGCGATCATGCCGTTCATCGCGGCATCGATCGGCGTGATGTTCGGCGGCACGTTCTCGGACTGGCTGCTACGACGCGGCACGTCGGTCAACGTTGCGCGCAAGCTGCCGATCATCGCCGGACTGCTGCTCGCATCGACGATCGTGCTCGCGAACTATGTGCAGAGCAACGTCGCGGTGATTGCGATTCTGTCGGTAGCGTTTTTCGCGCAGGGGATGGCGGCGCTCGGCTGGACGCTGGTGTCGGACATCGCGCCGGAGGGGCTGCTTGGTGTGACCGGAGGCATCTTCAATTTTGCGGCCAATCTGGCCGGGATCGTGACGCCGCTCGTCGTGGGGTTCATCGTTGCCGCGACGGGGTCGTTCGTCGGCGCGCTCGTGTTTATCGGCGCGATTGCGCTAGTGGGGGCGGCGTCGTATGTGTTCGTGGTCGGCGATATTCGCCGGATCGTGTTGTAG